TTAAGATTAAGAAGACACTAAATAATTATTATGGAAAGGAAATTATAAAGGATGTGTATTTTACATACTTTATGATTTACGACTAATATTTCAGAACTGTATATTGTATACAAAAAACTCTTTACAAATGAAAAAAAATGAATATAATAAGCAAAAAATGAGATAAGAGTTTTTATTCTTTCAGAAGGTGTGTAGAAGATGGAAGATAATTTTTATGTAGATTTTTTGATTGGTTTTTTTTGTTCTGAATATATTATAAAATCCGAATATAGTAATGAAAAAATACATAATAGAAGGCAAGATCTGCCTAAAAAGGAGGTATTATTATGAAAAAAATTTTCTTAGTAGCTTTAATAGCTATTATAGCTGTATCTGTGGCTTTTGCTGCTGGTGATGCAAGGAAAGGTAAGAGAGAATGGAAGGGTGAATGTAGGACTGTTTGTCACGACGGTTCTAAAGCAGGTGTACCTGCACTTAGCCCAACTTCTAAGACCCAGAAGCAGTGGGATGCTCTAAAAGGAAAAATAGATGATTGTGTCAAGAAAAATGGTAAGAAGGCAAATGCTGAAAATATCTTCCAGTATT
The DNA window shown above is from Calditerrivibrio sp. and carries:
- a CDS encoding flagellar basal body-associated FliL family protein, whose amino-acid sequence is MTAMISEALSDSKDVRTNAGKEELKLKIKKTLNNYYGKEIIKDVYFTYFMIYD
- a CDS encoding cytochrome c, producing MKKIFLVALIAIIAVSVAFAAGDARKGKREWKGECRTVCHDGSKAGVPALSPTSKTQKQWDALKGKIDDCVKKNGKKANAENIFQYLRDHAMDSDQPETCG